TAATGCTTTTTCTCTTGAAATACCAAGAAAAAATAGTAAATTTTTTAGCGCTACCCTGAATATTGGGAAGACAATTAAACTATAAAAAAGCAAAAAAAATAAAAATAGTCTTGAAACAAAATCTGTAAGCTTACCAATACTAACGATTGATAGGCATACAATAAAAGCTATAAATATAGCTTTAAACAGTATTTTTAGCTCATACCAGAAATGCACTTTTTTTGTATATAGGCCTTCTATTGAAAAAAAGAAAAAATACACCAAAGGCAACCAGAAAAGCTTTGACAAATAGCCGTATACAATAAATTTTGGAAGCAAAAATATATATCCAATATATTTTCTTGTATAAAAAGCCAATGCAAAAGATAAACTAAAAGCAGCAAAATCTCCAATAATCAAAATAATTGCATACAGTAACTTTTTAAATATACTAGTTTTTTGCATTGTATTTTTCTTCTACAAAAGCACTAAATTGTTCTTTAAAACGCTTTTTGCTAAAATTTAGAGCGTGTTTTCTAATTATTGCAGGATCAAAATTGTCTTTTTTGATCTCAAAAGCTTTTAGGGTTTCAACAATGCTGTTTACACTTTGCTCTTCAAAAAACATACCTGTAACATTATCTACAACTGTTTCTAGGACTCCACCATTTTTGTATGCAATAACCGGAGTACCACAACTCATAGCCTCAAGTGGTACAATACCAAAGTCTTCTTTTGCTGCAAAAACAAAAGCTTTAGCTTTTTGCATATATTGCTTTAGTGTGTCAAATTTAGCATATCCAATAATCTCTATATTTTTAGTGGCTTTTTTCTTTATAAGCTCAAACTGTGGACCATCTCCACAAACAATTAGCTTCTTTTCTGGCATATTTGAAAAAGCTTCGACAATTAAGTCTATTTTTTTATATGGCACAAGACGGGATGCAGTTAAATAAAAATCTTCTTTTTGCTCGCACAGTTCAAATTTTTCTACATCCACAGGTGGATAAATGACTTTGCTTTGTTTGCCGTAATATTTTTTTATTCTTTTAGCTACATTGAAAGAATTTGCAACAAAATAATCTACTCTTTGAGCGCTTGCATAATCCCATATTCTAATGTAGTGCAAAACAATTTTTGCAATCAAAGCTTTAAGACCTTTTTCCAGGTGTGCATCTTTTAGATATTCAAAATACATATCCCATGCATAGCGCATGGGCGAGTGACAATAACAAATGTGTATTTGATCTGGGTTTACATTAACACCTTTTGCAACGGCATAGCTTGAAGAAATAATGAGGTCATATGCTGATAAATCAAATTGCTCAATAGCAAACGGAAAAAAAGGTAGATAACTCCTATATTTAGTTTTAGAAAAAGGTAAATTTTGAATAAATGATGTGTATATTTTAGCACTTTCAAAAACAGAGCCTTTTAGTGCATCATCATTTTTTAATAATGTATAAATATCAGATGGGTAAAGCTCATATATACTTTCTAAAACTTTTTCTGCGCCACCCAAAATAGGCAGCCAATCGTGCACAAGCGCAACTTTCATGATAACCCTTATACTAATATAAAAAGAGCTTTTTTGCAATTTGTTTATTTCTAAGAAAAACTATAAAATAATAACCACGTGGAGATTCTTCGTCGCGCTACCCCACAATGACGGGTAGGATTTATGCAGTTGGGAGATTCTTCGCACACTTTTCGTGTGCTCAGAATGACAAGAGGAAATGCCAGGCTGTTTATACATAATGTAAAAGACAAAAATATGCTAATCTACTACCATTTGATACAAAAGCTAGCATTATTAATATCATTATTGAAAAAATTTTAAAAAAACCAAAACAACAAACCAAAAAATATAGTAAACTTAAAAAAGCTATGGCTGGGGTGGGAGGATTCGAACCTCCGAATCGGGGATCCAAAGTCCCCTGCCTTACCGCTTGGCTACACCCCAAAATTATATAATACTAAGCTATCAAAACTGATTTTAAGAATTCTGCTTTTCTATAGCTTTATTATACTCTTCTAAAACTTTTTCTTCTAGCTTTTGCCTCATTGCATTGTTTAACGGGTGAGCTATATCTTTAAATGTGCCGTCTTTCATTTTTCTGCTTGGCATTGCAACAAAAAAGCCCTTTTTGCCATTAATGATTTTTAAGTCCCTAACCAAAAAACAGTCATCAAAGGTTACAGTTGCAAATGCTTTCAGTTTTTCGTCGCCGCTTATTGGGCTGATTTTAACTTCTGTAATGTTCATACAAAAACCTTCCCTCGTTATTTAATATTGTTGCTTTCTTTATAAAGTAAGACTCGTCAAAGACAGAGATAATCTGATCTGCACTGCTTTGCGCAAAAGCAAAAATACTTGAGCCGCTGCCACAAAGTAGAGCGTTTTGAACAATCTCGTAAACTTTTAGCTTTATACGCTCTAAAACAGGGTAGAGCTTAAATACGCTACTTTCTAAGTCGTTGTGCATAACTGCCAGGGGTCCGCCTTTATTCAATTTATCCACCAGTTTCATTCTATTGATATTGTTATGTTTTGTCAATATTAAATTGCTGTAAGCTAATTTTGTACTAACGCCAAAAGGGGGTTTGATGATAATTATATCTTCGGGCAAAAAAGTATAGTTAAGTTTATAGGCTTTTTCACCCCTTGAGCATACAATGCACGCATTTTGGTATAAAAACAGCACACAATCGCTACCCAGGCTTGAAGCCAAACTAACAAGTTCATCAAAGCTTAGTGGATATTCATACATTTTATTTAAAGCCAAAAGTACATATGCTGCATTTGAACTACCCCCACCAAGTCCTGCCTGAAGGGGTATATTTTTTTCTATATCTATCTGAACCGCATCTTTAATGTGGCATTGCTCAAAAAACGCTTTTGCTGCCCTGTAGGCCAGGTTTTGTTCATTGTTTATGCTATCTATGCTTGTTAATACGCTTAAAGTTTTTGAAGGCTTAATTTCAATAGTATCAAACAGATCAATTTTTGTTACAAGAGAAACTATATTATGGTAGCCATCGTTTCTTTTATCCAAAACATAAAGGGCTAAATTGATTTTTGCATAAGACTTGACAATCACAGGCTTCCAATCTTTTTTGCAATTTGAGCTACATTGAATTTGACTTCTTCAACATCTACGCTTGTAAATTCTTTATTTTTGTAAATTATTTTCCCATCAATTATAACTGTGTCAACACTTTTTGAGTTTGCAGCATATGAGAGGTAAGAAGCTGGATTATACATAGGTAGTGCTTCAATTGCATTTAAATCAAACAAAACAACATCGGCTAGTTTTCCTTCAAAAAGCCCCACATCAAAAAAACCACCAAAATTTTGAAGCATTCTAACCGCAAGCTTTGCATTCATAAAAGAAGGGTTAAATAGTTTTTGAAGCAAAGCAGCGGTCCTTAACTCTTCCAATATATCCAGATTGTTGTTGCTTGCGCACCCATCTGTACCAAGCAAAACAGATACGCCTTTTTGTATCATCTTGCAAACATTTGCTATGCCACTTGATAGCTTTAGATTACTTTGAGGATTGTGTATAACATGTGCATTTTTTTTGCTTATTAAATCTATTTCGGCTTCTGTTAAATGCGTGCAATGAGCCAGGTAAGTGTTTTTATTCAAAAGCCCAATCTCATCTAAAACAAAAGCACCGTTTTGGCCGTATTTTGATAAAATTGTGTTTACTTCATTCATATTTTCTGATAGGTGTATTTGAATATAATCATTAGAGTCGATCGTGCTCGCTAACTGCTCCAGATCGTTTTTTTCTACAGTATATAGGGAATGAGGCGCAAAAGAAACTTTCACTTTTGGGTTATTTTTATATTTTTCTTTCAACTGGAGTGTCTTTTTTAAACCTTCTTTGAAACTTGCGCAAAATGGTGTTTCAAATGACAGCAAACCTTCGCCAATAACAACTCTTAAGCCTACATCTAAAGCGCTTTGTGCCACTTCATCTTCAAAAAAATACATATCCATAAAGCCTGTGGTGCCACATGATACCATTTCCAAACAAGCAAGCTTTGAACACCAGTAAACCATGTGTTTATCAACATACTTTGCTTCAAGCTTAAAAATCTTATCAAGCCAATCCTGCAAACTAAGATCGTCCTGATAGCCTCTAAAAAGTGTCATGGCAGCATGTGTATGAGCGTTAAAAAAACCAGAAAC
This sequence is a window from Desulfurella sp.. Protein-coding genes within it:
- the spoVG gene encoding septation regulator SpoVG; this encodes MNITEVKISPISGDEKLKAFATVTFDDCFLVRDLKIINGKKGFFVAMPSRKMKDGTFKDIAHPLNNAMRQKLEEKVLEEYNKAIEKQNS
- a CDS encoding glycosyltransferase family 4 protein, with the translated sequence MKVALVHDWLPILGGAEKVLESIYELYPSDIYTLLKNDDALKGSVFESAKIYTSFIQNLPFSKTKYRSYLPFFPFAIEQFDLSAYDLIISSSYAVAKGVNVNPDQIHICYCHSPMRYAWDMYFEYLKDAHLEKGLKALIAKIVLHYIRIWDYASAQRVDYFVANSFNVAKRIKKYYGKQSKVIYPPVDVEKFELCEQKEDFYLTASRLVPYKKIDLIVEAFSNMPEKKLIVCGDGPQFELIKKKATKNIEIIGYAKFDTLKQYMQKAKAFVFAAKEDFGIVPLEAMSCGTPVIAYKNGGVLETVVDNVTGMFFEEQSVNSIVETLKAFEIKKDNFDPAIIRKHALNFSKKRFKEQFSAFVEEKYNAKN
- a CDS encoding amidohydrolase, which codes for MILIKNALNLDGFRTSILIEENRILKVQSDIKVDLPPDTIIIDASDKLAVSGFFNAHTHAAMTLFRGYQDDLSLQDWLDKIFKLEAKYVDKHMVYWCSKLACLEMVSCGTTGFMDMYFFEDEVAQSALDVGLRVVIGEGLLSFETPFCASFKEGLKKTLQLKEKYKNNPKVKVSFAPHSLYTVEKNDLEQLASTIDSNDYIQIHLSENMNEVNTILSKYGQNGAFVLDEIGLLNKNTYLAHCTHLTEAEIDLISKKNAHVIHNPQSNLKLSSGIANVCKMIQKGVSVLLGTDGCASNNNLDILEELRTAALLQKLFNPSFMNAKLAVRMLQNFGGFFDVGLFEGKLADVVLFDLNAIEALPMYNPASYLSYAANSKSVDTVIIDGKIIYKNKEFTSVDVEEVKFNVAQIAKKIGSL
- the ispE gene encoding 4-(cytidine 5'-diphospho)-2-C-methyl-D-erythritol kinase, with the protein product MIVKSYAKINLALYVLDKRNDGYHNIVSLVTKIDLFDTIEIKPSKTLSVLTSIDSINNEQNLAYRAAKAFFEQCHIKDAVQIDIEKNIPLQAGLGGGSSNAAYVLLALNKMYEYPLSFDELVSLASSLGSDCVLFLYQNACIVCSRGEKAYKLNYTFLPEDIIIIKPPFGVSTKLAYSNLILTKHNNINRMKLVDKLNKGGPLAVMHNDLESSVFKLYPVLERIKLKVYEIVQNALLCGSGSSIFAFAQSSADQIISVFDESYFIKKATILNNEGRFLYEHYRS